The Vanrija pseudolonga chromosome 1, complete sequence genomic sequence CTGTACGCGTTGTGTAGTGCCACGCACCCCTTGTACGCTCTGCTGTGTAGTCCCGATGATGTAAGTGCATGGCAACGAGGTACTACTTGCTAGGTCAAGCCTACTGCCTTCATCTTTCCCACCTCcactcgctgctcgccgctcgccgctcgcctgcggctcgcggctcgcaGCCACTCAATCATGATACCTCCCCTTGAACCCCGGCACaatctcctcgccgtccctAAACCTGAACGCCTCGCTCTTCTTCTGCTGCCACGTCTGCTTCTTCTGCGTAAACTCGCCCATGGTGGGcacgtcgaggccctcgcgctcaaactcgTTCTGCGTGAAGCCCTCGCGCTGGAGCCGGGGGCTCGGGACCGTGTTCAGCCGCACGTCGTTGTGCGGGCGGGCGAAATACAGCagcccgaggcggtcgacgtgCCGCTGGTCCGCGGGCGGCAGGTGTACCCTGTGGATCGTGCTCTTGACGTAGTTCCCCGTCAGGAAAGACAGCGCGTCGCAAGTGTTGACAGTCAGgctcgcgtcgagcggcttcGCCCATTTCCAGTCGCCTGTGCCGTGGTCCTTGAtctgcagcgccgccacgggcTGGCGGAAGAGCAGCGTGATCGACCCCAGGTCGGTATGGCCCTGCGAGTAcagcccgtcgccggccagcaggcgctcctgctcctcgggcgtGTACTTTGAGTACAGCATGTAGCGCAGGTGGTCCTCGGTGCGCACGTCGTACTGGTGGATGTTGGTCAGGTAGTCGGacggcagctcgagcgcctcggcgatgagcgTGAGCAAGGGGTCGAGGACCTTGTCATGGAGGAGTTTCTGGAAGTCGCGgatctcgtcgaggttggTCTTGATGACGTCGGGGAACTCCTGGGGAACTTGGTACTCTGGGCGTGAGGCGAGGCGTCAgccagcctcgccgcctgGTCTCCTGCTTCCCTCgccccaacccccaccccactcactgGGAATATTGTACACCTCGGTCCGATCACGCACGCCATTCGCAAgcacccgccgcccggcAGGCCGGTACCCATTGTACTCGCCATTGTCGAGGTCTGGGACGTACTTGAGCTTCTCGTCCAGCGGGAGGGAGTAGAACTCCTGCCCGAGGGCAAACTGCCGGTCGACAGTCGCCTGCGGGATGCCAAAGCCCGTGACGTAGAAGAAGCCCTTTGTgcggacggcgtcgatgaGGGTCGTggccagctgcgcgcggccggcctcggtgtcgtACAGCGACAGGTCGATCGTGGGGACTGCGGGGTTAgcggggacgaggtggccgccGCACTCACGATCGGCCCAGTCCAACGCcgccttggtctcggggaCGTGCTCGTAGCTGCTCAGCGGGACGGCGATGGGcatggtgtgtggtggtgtgatgTGGGGAGTCAGTCTACATGCCCCTCCAGCCAAGATATActcgcgtcgcgctcggctgaCTGATGCACGCGCGGTGAGTCCGACAAGTGAATACAGTTCGGTGAACACGACGTCAGGTGGTGTGATATGACGCCAAAACAATGTGCGTCGGACTTGGCCGGgacaccgaggcggcgcgcggcacaACGGCGCGActatgacgacgacggacggcAACTCGTCCACAACtcatgcatgctgctgctcgctctgcggccgctgctgcgacAGCTCCTCATGCCCCTCGTCATGCGACTCGGCAagcatctcctcctcgtgcgCCTCGAACACCACCTCCCTCTCCCCAGCGGCAATGACAGCCCTCGCCACTCTCCCTCTCGACACAGTGGCGACCCGCGCCTCGGTGATCGAGTCGGcggtgctgcggcgcgacAGGCTACTCGGGGCGGTGATGAACGTGGTGtgcgaggacgccgagttcggggacgacggcgacgttgccgaggcggcatGGCGGATACT encodes the following:
- the SPCC1494.01_1 gene encoding UPF0676 protein, yielding MPIAVPLSSYEHVPETKAALDWADLPTIDLSLYDTEAGRAQLATTLIDAVRTKGFFYVTGFGIPQATVDRQFALGQEFYSLPLDEKLKYVPDLDNGEYNGYRPAGRRVLANGVRDRTEVYNIPKYQVPQEFPDVIKTNLDEIRDFQKLLHDKVLDPLLTLIAEALELPSDYLTNIHQYDVRTEDHLRYMLYSKYTPEEQERLLAGDGLYSQGHTDLGSITLLFRQPVAALQIKDHGTGDWKWAKPLDASLTVNTCDALSFLTGNYVKSTIHRVHLPPADQRHVDRLGLLYFARPHNDVRLNTVPSPRLQREGFTQNEFEREGLDVPTMGEFTQKKQTWQQKKSEAFRFRDGEEIVPGFKGRYHD